The Rhodopirellula bahusiensis genome has a window encoding:
- a CDS encoding cytochrome c oxidase assembly factor 1 family protein, translating into MSQSPVSDPFQPQPAYTEPKRSNTGCILLGLGGGCLVALLVCGGLIGTGVFGVFAMIKSSEPYTESLAKAQSNVELQTMIGEPIEPSALVQGNIQLNNDDGDADLNYSVSGPNGSATVHVIGTKADGSWDYSRMDATTADGTTIDLLVD; encoded by the coding sequence ATGTCTCAATCGCCAGTCTCCGATCCTTTCCAACCTCAACCTGCGTACACCGAACCCAAGAGGTCCAACACAGGCTGTATCCTGCTTGGCTTGGGCGGTGGTTGCTTGGTCGCTTTGTTGGTTTGCGGCGGTTTGATTGGAACCGGGGTCTTCGGTGTCTTCGCGATGATCAAATCGAGTGAACCGTACACCGAATCTCTCGCCAAAGCCCAATCCAACGTGGAATTGCAGACCATGATCGGAGAACCGATCGAGCCTTCGGCACTGGTCCAAGGAAACATCCAACTCAATAATGATGACGGCGACGCGGATTTGAACTATTCGGTGAGCGGACCAAACGGATCAGCGACGGTTCATGTGATCGGAACCAAAGCCGATGGAAGCTGGGACTACAGCAGAATGGACGCCACCACCGCTGACGGGACGACGATCGACTTGTTGGTCGACTAG
- a CDS encoding ATPase, T2SS/T4P/T4SS family: protein MAKSNEEVQLWQTVAPVEFVPRIKDNNELQALLISTRQGAGYAIAGGQISHAISSRATHILMDFSKSACAIRYQIDGAWEQLPPLDRESGDAMLYALKQLCLMNPADRRGSQKGGMRVKLVKDKYQFNVQSQGVPTGERVICRLEAEEMPFKKLGDLGMRDKMIEQFKEKLNGSGNIVLITAKKSEGVSTFWNVAISAADRLVRDFQSFEPAESPEPEIINISPNLFGGDTGKTELEMVNRMVLREPDVLMFPNPPQPESLKVALEQVVAADRQVIHRMAAESAMPALLTFLGRYPECRSLIADNLGCVIHQRLVRRLCDNCKVGFEPPPKLLAQLGIPAGRVPLLYKPFIPPPIEQQVDENGRPAPITPCPVCNSRGYHGRIGLYELLTPGPQLKAALAKSQDAGQLTAIAKSEGFRPVQSEAVLTVARGLTSLDELKRAFAKR, encoded by the coding sequence GTGGCCAAATCCAACGAAGAAGTACAACTCTGGCAAACCGTCGCTCCCGTTGAATTTGTTCCTCGGATCAAAGACAACAACGAACTGCAGGCGTTGCTGATCAGCACCCGCCAAGGCGCAGGCTATGCCATCGCCGGCGGCCAGATTTCGCATGCGATTTCCTCGCGAGCCACGCACATCCTGATGGACTTTTCCAAGTCCGCTTGTGCGATTCGCTATCAAATCGATGGGGCCTGGGAACAGCTTCCGCCGCTGGATCGCGAAAGCGGCGACGCGATGCTGTACGCACTGAAGCAACTGTGCCTGATGAACCCAGCCGATCGTCGCGGCAGCCAAAAAGGCGGCATGCGAGTCAAATTGGTCAAGGACAAGTACCAATTCAACGTCCAATCACAAGGCGTGCCCACGGGCGAACGTGTGATCTGCCGTCTGGAAGCCGAAGAGATGCCGTTCAAGAAATTGGGCGACCTCGGCATGCGGGACAAAATGATCGAACAGTTCAAAGAAAAACTGAACGGTTCGGGCAATATCGTCCTCATCACGGCCAAGAAAAGCGAAGGTGTTTCGACTTTCTGGAACGTCGCCATCAGCGCCGCCGACCGATTGGTCCGTGACTTCCAATCGTTCGAACCTGCGGAATCACCCGAACCCGAGATCATCAACATCTCGCCCAACTTGTTTGGTGGAGACACGGGGAAAACCGAACTCGAGATGGTCAACCGAATGGTTCTTCGCGAACCGGACGTGTTGATGTTCCCCAACCCGCCGCAGCCTGAATCACTGAAGGTTGCGTTGGAACAAGTCGTCGCGGCCGACCGACAAGTCATCCACCGGATGGCGGCCGAAAGTGCCATGCCCGCCTTGCTCACGTTCCTTGGACGATACCCTGAGTGCCGAAGCTTGATCGCTGACAACCTCGGCTGCGTGATCCATCAACGGTTGGTCCGTCGCCTGTGCGACAACTGTAAAGTCGGGTTTGAACCGCCTCCAAAGCTGCTCGCTCAACTGGGCATCCCCGCAGGTCGAGTTCCTCTGCTTTACAAGCCGTTCATTCCACCGCCGATCGAACAGCAAGTCGACGAGAACGGGCGGCCTGCGCCAATCACACCGTGCCCCGTCTGCAATTCACGAGGCTACCACGGTCGCATCGGGCTGTACGAACTGCTGACACCAGGCCCGCAACTCAAAGCAGCATTGGCCAAGTCTCAGGATGCCGGCCAGTTGACCGCAATCGCCAAATCCGAAGGTTTCCGCCCCGTCCAATCCGAAGCCGTCCTCACGGTCGCCCGCGGACTGACCAGCCTCGACGAACTCAAACGAGCCTTCGCCAAACGCTGA
- a CDS encoding type IV pilus twitching motility protein PilT — translation MAHGAAKPVPAGPPRDMSPDAVAARLKSSLLQEKKELEVDKIFRALVKLEGSDLHLKVGQPPLVRVGGELKPLNRGPIEAEEMVRLLLPMMDERNLIIFEEEGGADFSYQCEVDDVRWRFRINMLKSLGNIGLVARRISNFIPDFRGLFLPDSIENLCHYDQGMVLLAGVTGSGKSTTIGSMLNYINSIYRKHILTLEDPIEFIFTEDKSLINQREVGQDVVNFSVGMKHAVREDPDIILVGELRDEETFMTAIHAAETGHLVFGTIHAASASTCIGRILDLFPEEMHGAIRSAIAFNMKGIVAQKLLKSIKPGVSRVPTCEVMTFSPMIRKLVLEGHDNKLPDAIRIGAEDGMQDFTMSLKQLIDDELIDRPTAFAVAPNKDALKMALKGIDVKAPGIL, via the coding sequence ATGGCACACGGCGCAGCGAAACCCGTTCCCGCAGGCCCCCCCCGCGACATGTCGCCCGATGCGGTCGCGGCGCGGTTGAAAAGCAGTTTGCTGCAGGAAAAAAAGGAACTGGAAGTCGACAAGATCTTTCGGGCTCTCGTCAAACTCGAGGGTTCTGACCTTCACCTGAAAGTCGGCCAACCCCCTTTGGTGCGGGTCGGCGGTGAACTCAAACCGCTGAATCGGGGCCCCATCGAAGCCGAAGAAATGGTGCGGCTGCTGCTCCCGATGATGGACGAACGCAACCTGATCATCTTTGAAGAAGAAGGCGGGGCTGACTTTTCATATCAGTGCGAAGTCGACGACGTCCGCTGGCGATTCCGGATCAACATGCTGAAATCGCTCGGCAACATCGGTTTGGTCGCTCGTCGAATCAGCAACTTCATTCCCGATTTCCGCGGTCTGTTCCTGCCCGATTCGATCGAAAACCTGTGCCACTATGACCAAGGCATGGTGTTGCTCGCCGGGGTCACGGGTTCAGGAAAAAGTACGACGATCGGTTCGATGCTGAACTACATCAACAGCATCTACCGCAAACACATTCTGACGCTCGAAGACCCGATCGAATTTATCTTCACGGAAGACAAGTCGCTGATCAACCAACGAGAAGTCGGCCAAGATGTGGTCAACTTTTCGGTCGGTATGAAGCACGCGGTGCGGGAAGACCCCGACATCATTCTGGTCGGTGAGCTTCGTGACGAAGAAACGTTCATGACGGCGATTCACGCCGCCGAAACGGGTCACTTGGTTTTCGGAACGATCCACGCCGCGAGTGCATCAACCTGCATCGGCCGGATTCTGGACTTGTTCCCCGAAGAAATGCACGGGGCAATCCGCAGCGCCATCGCCTTCAACATGAAAGGCATCGTCGCCCAGAAACTGCTCAAGAGCATCAAGCCGGGCGTCTCGCGAGTGCCAACTTGCGAAGTGATGACATTCTCGCCGATGATTCGCAAACTGGTCCTCGAGGGCCACGACAACAAACTACCCGACGCGATTCGCATCGGTGCCGAAGACGGCATGCAAGACTTCACCATGAGTTTGAAACAATTGATCGACGACGAATTGATTGATCGGCCGACCGCCTTCGCAGTCGCACCGAACAAGGACGCGCTGAAGATGGCGCTCAAGGGCATCGACGTGAAAGCACCAGGAATTCTGTAA
- a CDS encoding thymidine phosphorylase codes for MLTANLIRTKRDGGVLDAAQWRFLIEGYCGGEVTDYQMSALAMAIFFQGLDRRETAELTRCMVDSGERLPRVNDRPRVDKHSTGGLGDKVSLILAPLLACCDVDVPMISGRGLGRTGGTLDKLEAIEGYQTQLSTDQSSRVLKEVGCFIVGATESIAPADRRLYGLRDVTGTVESVGLITASILSKKLAANLDALVMDVKVGSAGFMPTIQQATELADSLQEVGAEAGLPTIPVLSDMDQPLGRAIGNANEVNESLDVLRGGGPEEVRALTLRLSAELLVATKQSSDLHAAEKLLASKLESGEAMERFERMVHEQGGKLSGHLPLGKQSSTVAERSGWVESIDCPAIGDAIIAMGGGRRKTTDPVEPGVGMDLHVRVGDHVEVGQPLWTVYEGPTACPPITPIRLSESNVPARPLILQRKSAD; via the coding sequence ATGCTGACCGCCAATTTGATCCGCACCAAACGGGACGGAGGGGTGTTGGATGCCGCACAATGGCGTTTTCTGATCGAGGGCTACTGCGGCGGCGAGGTCACGGATTACCAAATGTCGGCTTTGGCGATGGCGATCTTCTTTCAAGGTTTGGATCGCCGTGAAACGGCGGAGCTGACCCGCTGCATGGTCGACAGTGGTGAACGTCTGCCTCGCGTCAACGATCGGCCGCGAGTCGACAAGCACAGCACCGGCGGGCTGGGTGACAAAGTCTCGCTGATCCTGGCTCCGTTGCTCGCGTGCTGCGACGTGGATGTGCCGATGATCAGCGGCCGCGGCCTCGGGCGAACCGGTGGGACACTCGACAAATTGGAAGCCATCGAGGGCTACCAAACTCAGCTGAGCACCGATCAATCCAGCCGAGTCCTGAAAGAGGTGGGATGCTTCATCGTGGGAGCGACCGAGTCGATTGCGCCGGCGGACCGTCGGTTGTACGGCCTGCGAGATGTCACCGGCACGGTCGAATCCGTCGGTCTGATCACGGCTAGCATCCTCAGCAAAAAGCTGGCAGCCAATTTGGATGCATTGGTGATGGATGTGAAAGTCGGGTCGGCGGGCTTCATGCCGACAATCCAGCAGGCAACCGAATTGGCGGACTCACTGCAAGAAGTCGGCGCGGAAGCGGGCTTGCCGACCATCCCTGTTTTGTCCGACATGGATCAGCCACTTGGACGAGCCATCGGAAACGCGAACGAGGTCAATGAATCACTCGACGTGCTTCGTGGTGGCGGACCGGAGGAAGTGCGAGCGTTGACGTTGCGATTGTCGGCGGAGTTGTTGGTGGCAACGAAGCAGTCCAGCGATTTGCACGCGGCCGAGAAGCTGCTGGCAAGCAAACTGGAATCCGGCGAAGCGATGGAGCGGTTCGAGCGAATGGTGCACGAACAAGGCGGCAAGCTTTCCGGTCATTTGCCGCTGGGCAAACAAAGCTCCACTGTGGCGGAGCGTTCCGGGTGGGTCGAATCGATCGACTGCCCCGCGATCGGTGATGCGATCATTGCGATGGGCGGAGGCCGCCGCAAGACAACCGATCCGGTGGAACCAGGCGTTGGAATGGACTTGCACGTTCGGGTTGGAGATCACGTCGAAGTGGGCCAGCCACTATGGACCGTGTATGAAGGTCCAACCGCTTGTCCGCCGATTACCCCCATTCGACTCTCAGAATCGAATGTCCCGGCTCGCCCCTTGATCCTGCAAAGAAAATCCGCTGACTGA